In Rickettsiella endosymbiont of Aleochara curtula, one genomic interval encodes:
- a CDS encoding site-2 protease family protein produces MIGDFSLGQKIILWVIPLLFAITVHETAHGWVASKCGDPTAKVLGRLTLNPLKHIDPIGTIIVPAILFFLGGFVFGWAKPVPVTWQNLKNPRRDMALVAAAGPMANLAMAFLWVGIAKIAMLFDNAPIIYMAQIGVSINLVLMLLNLIPIPPLDGSRVVASFLSPAMAYQFNKLEVYGFFILVLLLASGVLARILGPLLQGLLSVFFRFFGL; encoded by the coding sequence ATGATAGGTGATTTTTCTTTAGGCCAAAAAATAATACTATGGGTGATACCTTTACTGTTCGCTATCACTGTCCATGAAACCGCACATGGCTGGGTTGCCTCAAAATGCGGCGATCCTACGGCTAAAGTATTGGGCCGTTTAACGCTGAATCCATTGAAGCATATTGACCCCATCGGCACCATTATTGTACCAGCCATTCTTTTTTTCCTGGGTGGGTTCGTATTTGGTTGGGCGAAACCGGTACCGGTTACTTGGCAAAATCTTAAAAACCCCAGACGTGATATGGCTTTAGTCGCCGCCGCGGGCCCTATGGCGAATCTCGCGATGGCTTTTTTGTGGGTGGGTATCGCCAAAATAGCGATGTTATTTGATAATGCGCCGATTATTTATATGGCCCAGATCGGCGTGTCGATTAATTTGGTATTAATGCTATTAAATCTAATTCCGATCCCACCTTTAGATGGTAGTCGCGTAGTGGCTAGTTTTTTGTCACCGGCGATGGCTTATCAGTTTAATAAATTAGAGGTGTATGGGTTTTTTATTTTAGTGCTGTTATTAGCCAGTGGTGTTCTGGCCAGAATCTTAGGTCCGCTATTGCAGGGGCTATTATCGGTTTTTTTTAGATTTTTTGGCTTATAA
- the icd gene encoding NADP-dependent isocitrate dehydrogenase, which produces MSYQHIQIPSSGEKISVNSDYSLNVPNQPIIPFIEGDGIGVDITPAMRLVVDAAVSKAYGDKRRIAWMEIYAGEKATQIYGSDVWLPEETLAAVRDYVVSIKGPLTTPVGGGIRSLNVALRQKLDLYVCLRPVRYFKGVPSPVREPEKTNMVIFRENSEDIYAGIEWEADSKEAKKLIAFLQHDMGVKKIRFPEHCGIGIKPVSKEGTQRLVKRAIQYAIDQDLPSVTLVHKGNIMKFTEGAFKDWGYAVAKEQFGAELLDGGPWMRLKNPKTAKEIIIKDFIADAFLQQILLRPAEYSVIATLNLNGDYISDALAAQVGGIGIAPGANLSDKVAMFEATHGTAPKYAGQNKVNPGSLILSAEMMLRHLEWNEAADHIITGVEGAILAKTVTYDFARLMNDAKEVSCSDFAQAIVDHMCNKQTLASATAL; this is translated from the coding sequence ATGTCTTACCAGCATATTCAGATTCCAAGTTCCGGCGAAAAAATATCGGTTAATTCAGATTATTCTTTAAATGTGCCGAATCAACCAATAATTCCTTTTATTGAAGGTGATGGTATCGGTGTTGATATCACGCCAGCGATGCGACTCGTGGTTGATGCCGCTGTCAGCAAGGCTTATGGCGATAAACGTCGAATTGCTTGGATGGAAATCTATGCCGGAGAAAAAGCCACACAGATTTACGGTTCTGATGTTTGGTTACCCGAAGAAACACTCGCTGCAGTGCGTGATTATGTGGTTTCGATCAAGGGGCCGCTCACCACGCCAGTAGGTGGAGGTATTCGTTCGTTAAATGTGGCATTGCGCCAAAAACTAGATTTATATGTTTGCCTACGCCCAGTCCGTTATTTTAAAGGCGTGCCTAGCCCGGTTCGTGAACCGGAAAAAACTAACATGGTCATCTTTCGGGAAAACTCTGAAGATATTTATGCCGGAATCGAATGGGAAGCCGACAGTAAAGAAGCCAAAAAATTGATCGCTTTCTTACAACATGACATGGGCGTTAAAAAAATTCGTTTTCCTGAGCACTGTGGCATCGGTATTAAACCGGTATCGAAAGAAGGCACACAACGTTTAGTCAAACGCGCGATTCAATATGCTATAGACCAAGATCTGCCCTCAGTAACCTTAGTGCATAAAGGCAATATCATGAAATTCACCGAAGGTGCTTTTAAAGATTGGGGTTATGCAGTGGCTAAAGAGCAATTTGGTGCAGAGTTGCTTGATGGCGGCCCATGGATGCGCTTAAAAAATCCGAAAACTGCTAAAGAAATCATTATTAAAGATTTCATTGCCGATGCCTTCTTACAACAAATTCTACTCCGTCCCGCCGAATATAGCGTAATTGCAACATTAAATTTGAATGGTGATTATATTTCAGATGCTTTAGCCGCACAGGTCGGCGGCATCGGCATTGCCCCTGGCGCAAATCTGAGTGACAAAGTGGCCATGTTTGAAGCAACTCATGGCACAGCACCCAAATATGCCGGACAAAATAAGGTCAATCCCGGATCGTTGATCCTATCCGCTGAAATGATGTTACGGCATTTGGAGTGGAATGAAGCAGCCGATCACATCATTACCGGTGTGGAAGGCGCTATCCTAGCAAAAACCGTGACTTATGACTTTGCCCGTTTAATGAACGATGCCAAAGAAGTCAGTTGCTCTGATTTTGCCCAAGCTATTGTCGATCATATGTGCAATAAACAAACACTTGCCTCGGCTACTGCATTATAA
- a CDS encoding ScpA family protein — translation MTENLLATTPADTPIATIRGQPLAQMPSDLYIPPQALEVLLEAFTGPLDLLLYLIKKQNFDILDIPVAEITRQYMQYIELMQVLEIELAAEYLVMAAILTEIKSRLLLPKPFEAQTNDEADPRAELIRRLQEYERTKQAAQTLEQLPRLGRDVFLAMAEAVLPSVSAENPRQLPPLALEELVEAFQAVLSRAALRTHHAIAEEPLSIKDRMAQILHKITTQSQLKFTELFKLDEGRMGVVVTFMALLELWRQSLVKLSQADPFGEIEVRGI, via the coding sequence ATGACTGAAAACCTACTTGCTACGACACCAGCCGATACGCCTATTGCCACTATACGTGGTCAACCCTTGGCCCAAATGCCTAGTGATCTGTATATTCCTCCTCAGGCCTTAGAAGTACTGCTAGAAGCCTTTACAGGACCTTTAGATCTGCTGCTCTATCTGATAAAAAAGCAAAATTTTGATATTTTGGATATTCCGGTTGCAGAAATAACGCGCCAATATATGCAATATATTGAGTTGATGCAGGTATTGGAAATTGAATTAGCCGCCGAATATCTGGTCATGGCGGCCATACTCACTGAAATTAAATCACGTCTGCTTTTGCCTAAGCCCTTCGAGGCGCAAACGAATGATGAGGCCGATCCTCGGGCTGAATTAATACGTCGTTTACAAGAGTACGAAAGAACCAAACAAGCCGCGCAGACTTTAGAGCAATTGCCGCGTTTAGGCCGCGATGTTTTTTTAGCGATGGCGGAAGCCGTTCTGCCGTCTGTTTCGGCAGAAAATCCCAGACAACTTCCGCCTTTGGCTTTAGAGGAGTTAGTGGAAGCTTTTCAAGCGGTTTTATCTAGGGCTGCTTTAAGAACGCATCATGCCATTGCCGAAGAACCGTTGTCGATTAAGGATCGTATGGCGCAAATTTTGCATAAAATAACCACGCAATCTCAGTTAAAATTTACTGAGCTGTTTAAACTCGATGAAGGTCGTATGGGTGTCGTAGTGACTTTTATGGCTTTGTTAGAATTATGGCGCCAATCCTTAGTTAAACTTTCGCAAGCCGACCCTTTTGGAGAGATTGAAGTGCGAGGAATCTAA
- a CDS encoding phosphomannomutase/phosphoglucomutase, giving the protein MQQVSFTEVSKSIFRAYDIRGIVGETITPELIYTLGKAIGSATQEQGEHTIITARDGRLSGPVLMQALQQGLRESGCDVIDIGQVPSPVLYFATRYLNYRSGVMLTASHNPSNYNGLKIVLAGKSLSEGSIEELYLRVQAGGFKSGKGSYQQISVTEAYLNRITQDIVLARPLRVVLDCGNGVSGVVAPELLRRLGCEVIELFCDVDGHFPNHHPDPSVPENLNDLIASVEQHKADIGLALDGDGDRLGVVTNRGEIIWPDRQMMLYAIDVLSRNAGALIIYDIKSTGHLAKLIAEYGGQSLMWKTGHSIMKSKLEESGALLAGEMSGHIFFKERWYGFDDGLYTAARLLEIVAKSKKNVSDLFAELPNSINTPELKLPIAEDKKFAFIQVFQAQVDFPDAKLSKIDGVRAEFSDGWGLVRASNTSPYLILRFEADNSTALKRIQTLFGNALLAMDPDLKLPF; this is encoded by the coding sequence ATGCAACAAGTTTCTTTTACAGAGGTTTCAAAAAGTATTTTTCGTGCCTACGATATTCGGGGCATCGTGGGTGAGACGATAACGCCAGAGCTTATCTATACACTAGGAAAAGCCATTGGGAGTGCCACTCAGGAGCAAGGTGAACACACTATTATCACTGCGCGTGACGGACGTTTGTCAGGACCGGTTTTGATGCAGGCTTTACAGCAAGGATTACGTGAAAGTGGCTGCGATGTAATAGATATTGGTCAAGTTCCTAGTCCTGTGCTTTATTTTGCAACACGTTATTTAAATTATCGTTCAGGGGTGATGTTAACAGCGAGCCATAATCCATCGAATTATAATGGCTTAAAGATAGTGTTAGCAGGAAAAAGCTTATCCGAAGGTTCTATAGAGGAACTTTATTTACGTGTCCAAGCAGGGGGCTTTAAATCTGGAAAAGGAAGCTATCAGCAAATATCGGTTACGGAAGCTTATCTCAATCGAATCACTCAAGATATTGTTTTAGCGCGACCTTTACGCGTCGTGCTTGATTGCGGAAATGGAGTAAGTGGTGTCGTTGCTCCTGAATTATTGAGGCGTTTGGGTTGTGAAGTGATTGAGTTATTTTGTGATGTAGATGGCCATTTTCCTAATCATCATCCGGATCCGAGTGTGCCAGAAAATTTAAATGATTTAATTGCCAGTGTAGAACAACATAAGGCCGATATTGGTTTGGCCTTGGATGGCGATGGCGATAGGCTGGGTGTGGTTACGAATCGAGGAGAAATTATTTGGCCCGATAGACAAATGATGTTGTATGCAATAGACGTATTATCGCGTAACGCAGGCGCGCTTATCATTTATGACATCAAATCGACAGGTCATTTAGCCAAGCTTATTGCCGAATACGGCGGCCAGTCTTTAATGTGGAAGACAGGGCATTCGATTATGAAATCTAAATTAGAAGAATCAGGTGCATTATTGGCGGGCGAGATGAGTGGCCACATCTTTTTTAAAGAACGTTGGTACGGTTTTGACGATGGGTTATATACCGCTGCTCGATTATTAGAAATTGTCGCTAAAAGTAAAAAAAATGTGAGTGATCTATTTGCCGAATTACCGAATAGCATTAATACACCCGAGTTAAAGTTACCTATCGCTGAAGATAAAAAATTTGCATTTATTCAAGTTTTCCAAGCACAGGTGGATTTTCCGGACGCGAAACTGAGTAAAATAGATGGTGTCCGTGCTGAGTTTAGTGACGGTTGGGGCTTGGTGCGCGCATCGAATACCAGTCCTTATTTAATTCTGCGATTTGAAGCAGATAACTCAACTGCCTTAAAACGTATACAAACCCTCTTTGGGAATGCCTTGTTAGCGATGGATCCCGATCTCAAGTTACCTTTCTAA
- the clpA gene encoding ATP-dependent Clp protease ATP-binding subunit ClpA, producing the protein MFSKELEVSLNSIFKQAREKRYEYLTVEHLLLALLDEPSAVAALKACGANLNRLKNEISNFIAATTPLFPSADPNLDIQPTLGFQRVLQRAIFQVQSSGKTQVHGVNILAAIFGEQDSQAIYFLRRENVTRSDVSNYISQGLPKLQDNLEPKLNQFVTEEEVTIEGPGNSPLELYAINLNSKARLGKIDPLIGREEELARVIQILCRRRKNNPLLVGEAGVGKTAIVEGLAKAIIEKKVPSVLANSTIYSLDLGSLLAGTKYRGDFEKRFKALLAQLKQEPQSVLFIDEIHVVIGAGAASGGVMDASNLIKPLLTTGELKCIGATTYQEYRSIFEKDRALARRFQKIDVPEPNLEETIAILRGLRDRLEEHHHVKYRMTALRASVELAARYLPDRFLPDKAIDIVDEAGAYQALRPSHKRKHIIGIHEIEAIVAKMVRIPTRNVSASDKSRLRHLEAKLKARVFGQDIAIENLCAAMKLTRSGLRETNKTIGSFLFAGPTGVGKTEVTRQLAELMGIELLRFDMSEYMERHSVSRLIGAPPGYIGYDQGGLLTEAVTKHPHAVLLLDEIEKAHPDIFNLLLQVMDNGNLTDTNGRKTDFSHIILVMTSNAGAEQFSRQEIGFTPSLNHAENSEAIKRVFSPEFRNRLDATIYFNYLNANIVSQVVDKYLLELEAQLEKKHVSMQVEKPARIWLAKHGYDRSMGARPMMRLIQERIKKPIADELLFGRLVHGGHLILTCSSDELQLIISEKRGIIIPPEEQNKNLTQAPIS; encoded by the coding sequence ATGTTTAGCAAAGAGCTTGAAGTTAGTTTAAATTCAATATTTAAACAAGCTCGTGAAAAACGTTATGAATATTTAACAGTTGAACATCTATTGTTAGCACTTTTAGATGAACCTTCCGCCGTTGCTGCATTAAAAGCATGCGGAGCGAATTTAAATCGGCTTAAGAACGAGATTAGTAATTTTATTGCAGCAACCACACCTTTGTTTCCTTCGGCTGATCCTAATCTCGATATACAACCTACATTAGGTTTTCAACGGGTTTTGCAACGCGCCATTTTTCAAGTACAGTCCAGTGGAAAAACCCAAGTACATGGCGTTAATATTTTAGCTGCTATTTTTGGAGAGCAAGATAGCCAAGCTATTTATTTTTTGCGTCGCGAAAATGTGACGCGCTCCGATGTATCGAATTACATATCTCAAGGGCTGCCTAAATTACAAGATAATTTGGAGCCTAAATTAAATCAGTTTGTGACTGAAGAAGAAGTCACTATCGAGGGCCCTGGAAATAGTCCATTAGAGCTTTATGCCATTAATTTAAATAGCAAAGCGCGTCTTGGAAAAATTGATCCTTTAATTGGTCGTGAAGAAGAATTAGCACGCGTGATTCAAATTCTTTGCCGCCGTCGTAAAAATAATCCTTTATTAGTCGGTGAAGCCGGTGTCGGTAAAACGGCAATTGTGGAAGGACTCGCTAAAGCCATTATTGAAAAAAAGGTTCCCTCTGTTCTCGCTAACAGCACCATATATTCTTTAGACCTAGGTAGTTTATTAGCTGGAACCAAATATCGAGGGGATTTTGAAAAAAGATTTAAGGCTTTATTAGCACAACTTAAACAAGAACCTCAATCCGTACTCTTCATTGATGAGATTCATGTTGTCATTGGTGCGGGTGCTGCCTCAGGCGGTGTGATGGATGCTTCTAACTTAATTAAACCGTTACTCACGACCGGCGAATTAAAATGCATCGGTGCTACCACTTACCAAGAATATCGTAGCATTTTTGAAAAAGATCGTGCTTTAGCAAGACGTTTCCAAAAAATCGATGTTCCTGAACCTAATTTAGAAGAAACTATTGCCATTTTACGCGGATTACGCGATAGACTGGAAGAACATCACCACGTCAAATATCGTATGACAGCCTTACGTGCTAGCGTCGAGCTTGCCGCACGTTATTTACCGGATCGGTTCTTACCCGATAAAGCGATTGATATTGTTGACGAAGCTGGCGCCTATCAGGCCTTACGACCTAGCCATAAAAGAAAACATATCATCGGTATCCATGAAATCGAAGCCATTGTCGCTAAGATGGTACGTATACCCACGCGAAATGTTTCTGCTTCAGATAAGAGTCGTTTACGTCACTTAGAAGCAAAATTAAAAGCTCGCGTATTCGGCCAAGATATAGCCATCGAAAATCTTTGCGCTGCGATGAAATTGACGCGTTCTGGTTTAAGAGAAACCAATAAAACTATAGGATCTTTTCTTTTCGCCGGACCAACGGGTGTGGGGAAAACCGAGGTTACACGTCAACTCGCAGAACTCATGGGCATCGAACTACTACGTTTCGATATGTCTGAATATATGGAAAGACATAGTGTCTCTCGTCTAATCGGAGCTCCTCCAGGATATATTGGTTATGATCAAGGTGGCTTATTAACCGAAGCAGTGACTAAACATCCACATGCCGTTTTATTGTTAGATGAAATTGAAAAAGCTCATCCGGATATTTTTAATCTTTTATTGCAAGTGATGGATAACGGTAACTTAACTGATACCAATGGTCGAAAAACCGATTTTAGTCATATTATTTTAGTCATGACCAGTAATGCAGGAGCTGAACAGTTTAGTCGTCAAGAGATAGGTTTTACACCTAGTTTGAATCATGCTGAAAATTCAGAAGCTATCAAACGCGTATTTTCTCCTGAATTTCGTAATCGTTTGGATGCCACTATTTACTTTAATTATTTAAATGCAAACATCGTTTCTCAAGTAGTTGACAAATACTTACTCGAGTTAGAAGCACAACTCGAAAAGAAACACGTTAGCATGCAGGTCGAAAAACCTGCCCGTATCTGGTTAGCTAAACATGGTTATGATAGAAGCATGGGGGCACGTCCCATGATGCGCCTCATACAAGAGCGAATCAAAAAGCCGATAGCTGATGAGTTACTCTTTGGACGTTTAGTACATGGTGGTCATTTAATATTAACGTGTAGCAGCGATGAATTACAATTAATTATTTCGGAAAAAAGAGGAATTATTATTCCCCCTGAAGAACAAAATAAAAATCTAACTCAAGCGCCTATCAGCTAA
- a CDS encoding exodeoxyribonuclease III yields MRIITLNVNGIRSAARKGFFDWLKLQNADVVCLQETKAQKAQLDTSHYPEGYQAYFFDAEKKGYSGVAIYSRIKPDSITAGLGWECADKEGRYLQLNFPRLSVASLYMPSGSSGELRQQLKFQFLDHYLPILKKQCQQEHDFIICGDWNIAHQAIDLKNWRSNQKNSGFLPEERAWLDELLGPIGYVDAFREMNQQAEQYTWWSNRGRAWDNNVGWRIDYQIITPGLKNKIKSVGIYKDQRFSDHAPLIIDYKF; encoded by the coding sequence ATGCGTATTATTACTTTAAATGTGAACGGTATTCGCTCTGCTGCGCGCAAAGGTTTTTTTGATTGGTTGAAACTGCAAAATGCTGATGTTGTTTGCTTACAGGAAACCAAAGCACAAAAAGCTCAATTGGATACGTCACATTATCCTGAGGGTTATCAGGCGTATTTTTTTGATGCTGAAAAAAAAGGTTATAGTGGTGTGGCGATTTATAGCCGTATCAAACCTGATTCAATTACTGCCGGGTTAGGTTGGGAATGCGCGGATAAAGAAGGGCGTTATCTTCAGCTGAATTTTCCTAGATTGAGTGTTGCTTCGTTATATATGCCATCAGGTAGTAGTGGTGAATTACGTCAGCAGCTTAAATTTCAATTTTTAGATCATTATTTACCTATTTTGAAAAAACAATGCCAGCAAGAACACGATTTTATTATTTGTGGAGATTGGAATATTGCGCATCAAGCCATCGATTTAAAAAATTGGCGTAGCAATCAAAAAAATTCTGGCTTTTTACCTGAAGAGCGGGCTTGGTTGGATGAGCTATTAGGACCCATAGGTTATGTGGATGCTTTCCGAGAGATGAATCAACAAGCCGAACAATATACCTGGTGGTCAAATCGCGGACGTGCTTGGGATAATAATGTCGGATGGAGGATTGATTATCAAATCATTACACCCGGACTTAAGAATAAAATTAAATCGGTTGGGATTTATAAAGATCAACGCTTTTCAGATCATGCTCCTTTAATTATCGATTATAAGTTTTAG
- a CDS encoding CinA family protein, producing the protein MSHPLSQVHCDAKKLGDKLKQQELQLVTAESCTGGQLAQTITSVPGASTWFERGFVTYSNLSKQQTLGIDESLIKRYGPVSEEVVLAMAMGALNKSPASVSIAITGIAGPDGGTEKFSVGTIWTAWVSENAFSKTECQHYTGDRLIIRYAAVEFALQTLLNLIK; encoded by the coding sequence ATGAGCCACCCATTATCCCAAGTGCATTGCGATGCAAAAAAGTTAGGCGATAAACTCAAACAACAGGAGTTACAGCTAGTAACCGCTGAATCATGCACAGGAGGACAATTAGCACAAACCATTACCAGTGTTCCTGGCGCTTCAACGTGGTTTGAACGTGGATTCGTTACTTACTCTAATTTGTCTAAACAGCAAACACTAGGAATAGACGAATCACTCATAAAGCGATATGGACCTGTGAGTGAAGAAGTCGTACTCGCAATGGCTATGGGTGCCTTAAACAAAAGTCCAGCCAGCGTCAGCATTGCCATTACCGGCATTGCTGGACCTGACGGAGGAACAGAAAAATTCTCGGTAGGTACAATATGGACGGCTTGGGTGAGTGAAAACGCTTTTAGCAAAACCGAATGCCAGCATTATACCGGTGATCGATTAATTATTCGTTATGCAGCAGTAGAATTTGCATTACAAACATTGTTAAATTTAATAAAATAA
- the infA gene encoding translation initiation factor IF-1, whose product MAKEDQIVMEGTVIETLPNTLFKVELENGHVINAHISGRMRKSYIRVLTGDKVKVEMTPYDLSKGRIIFRGKGSEPDKSKPPPAAAG is encoded by the coding sequence ATGGCCAAAGAAGATCAGATAGTGATGGAAGGTACAGTCATTGAGACCTTACCAAATACCTTATTTAAGGTGGAATTAGAAAATGGGCATGTTATTAATGCCCATATATCCGGACGTATGCGAAAAAGTTATATCCGAGTCCTTACCGGCGATAAGGTGAAAGTCGAAATGACACCGTATGATCTAAGCAAGGGTCGTATCATATTTCGCGGTAAAGGCTCCGAGCCAGATAAGTCTAAGCCGCCTCCTGCTGCTGCTGGTTAG